The following proteins come from a genomic window of Nothobranchius furzeri strain GRZ-AD chromosome 1, NfurGRZ-RIMD1, whole genome shotgun sequence:
- the LOC107383948 gene encoding protein phosphatase 1H isoform X2: MSTVTSLTGVDGMRRRDAQPRVINAGKSALNEDQACCEVVVARRRPMSYCPPSTPSKTPTAKRRNSLPNGEGLGLRLEHNRTCEDSEGLVFHYWALFDGHAGSGAAVVASRLLQHHIAFQLQVVIEIIRNLHALPPAVMGEEPDNTPYLQGNTPGPHRALTRAASLRGASGAPSSPSNTPPPPRFYTEKKIQHESLVIGAIENAFKEMDVQIEREKHVYNISGGCTALTVVYLLGKLYVGNAGDSRAIIIRNNDIIPMSAEFTPESERQRLQFLGYMQPHLLGNEFTHLEFPRRIQRKEVGKRMLYRDFTMSGWAYKTIEDEDLKFPLIYGEGKKARVLATIGVTRGLGDHDLKVHDSNIYIKPFLSCCPEVKVYNLMQHEHGADDVLVMGTDGLWDVLSNEEVAESITTFLSNCDPDDLHRYTMAAQDLVMRARGVLRDRGWRITNERLGSGDDISVFIIPLMYGNRVPCEPGFKELKGLLDSKTQ; encoded by the exons GGTGATCAATGCTGGTAAGAGTGCCCTGAATGAGGACCAAGCCTGCTGTGAGGTGGTGGTGGCTCGAAGGAGACCAATGAGCTACTGCCCCCCCTCCACGCCCAGCAAGACCCCTACTGCCAAAAGACGCAACTCCCTACCGAATGGAGAAGGCCTAGGACTCCGGCTGGAGCACAACAGGACCTGCGAG GACAGCGAAGGGCTCGTTTTCCACTACTGGGCCTTGTTCGATGGTCACGCCGGTTCAGGTGCAGCAGTCGTTGCCTCCCGACTGCTCCAGCACCACATCGCCTTTCAGCTTCAGGTCGTCATCGAGATCATACGCAACCTCCATGCTCTCCCGCCTGCGGTGATGGGGGAGGAGCCTGATAATACCCCCTACCTACAAGGAAACACTCCAGGCCCTCACCGCGCCCTGACCCGGGCGGCTTCACTGCGCGGGGCCTCGGGTGCTCCGAGCTCCCCTAGCAACACCCCGCCCCCGCCGCGCTTCTACACGGAGAAGAAGATCCAGCATGAGAGCCTGGTGATCGGAGCAATAGAGAATGCCTTCAAAGAGATG GATGTCCAGATCGAGAGGGAGAAGCACGTTTACAACATCAGTGGAGGTTGTACGGCACTCACCGTGGTGTACCTGCTGGGGAAGCTCTATGTTGGGAATGCAGGTGACAGCAG AGCCATCATCATCAGAAACAATGACATCATACCCATGTCTGCAGAGTTCACACCTGAGTCTGAACGACAACGACTCCAGTTTCTG GGTTACATGCAGCCTCACTTGTTAGGGAACGAGTTCACACACCTGGAATTCCCCCGCAGAATTCAGAGGAAGGAAGTGGGCAAGAGGATGCTGTACAGAGACTTCACCATGAGTGGATG GGCATACAAGACTATTGAAGACGAAGATCTCAAGTTCCCTCTGATATACGGGGAAGGAAAAAAG GCACGGGTTCTGGCTACCATCGGTGTGACCCGTGGGCTAGGGGACCATGACCTCAAAGTTCACGACTCCAACATTTACATCAAGCCGTTCCTTTCCTGTTGCCCCGAG GTGAAGGTGTATAATCTGATGCAGCACGAGCACGGGGCTGATGATGTTCTGGTGATGGGAACCGACGGCCTCTGGGACGTCCTGTCCAACGAGGAAGTTGCAGAATCAATAACAACCTTCCTGTCCAACTGTGACCCTGATGATTTACACAG GTATACGATGGCAGCGCAGGACCTGGTGATGCGAGCGCGTGGCGTGTTGAGAGACCGAGGATGGAGGATCACCAACGAGCGTCTGGGCTCCGGAGATGACATCTCAGTCTTCATCATACCTCTGATGTACGGTAACCGCGTGCCCTGTGAGCCTGGCTTCAAAGAACTGAAGGGCCTCCTGGACTCAAAGAcccaatga
- the LOC107383948 gene encoding protein phosphatase 1H isoform X1, producing MLTRVKSAVAGFMGGIMTGGGSGGGGGNSGSDLPLKFPYMRPEFLGLSPDEIECSADHVARPILILKETRRLPWATGYAEVINAGKSALNEDQACCEVVVARRRPMSYCPPSTPSKTPTAKRRNSLPNGEGLGLRLEHNRTCEDSEGLVFHYWALFDGHAGSGAAVVASRLLQHHIAFQLQVVIEIIRNLHALPPAVMGEEPDNTPYLQGNTPGPHRALTRAASLRGASGAPSSPSNTPPPPRFYTEKKIQHESLVIGAIENAFKEMDVQIEREKHVYNISGGCTALTVVYLLGKLYVGNAGDSRAIIIRNNDIIPMSAEFTPESERQRLQFLGYMQPHLLGNEFTHLEFPRRIQRKEVGKRMLYRDFTMSGWAYKTIEDEDLKFPLIYGEGKKARVLATIGVTRGLGDHDLKVHDSNIYIKPFLSCCPEVKVYNLMQHEHGADDVLVMGTDGLWDVLSNEEVAESITTFLSNCDPDDLHRYTMAAQDLVMRARGVLRDRGWRITNERLGSGDDISVFIIPLMYGNRVPCEPGFKELKGLLDSKTQ from the exons ATGCTCACCCGGGTCAAATCGGCCGTGGCCGGGTTTATGGGCGGAATCATGACCGGGGGCGGCTCCGGAGGAGGAGGTGGGAATTCAGGTTCGGATTTACCGCTGAAATTCCCTTATATGAGACCCGAGTTTCTGGGTCTGTCTCCGGATGAGATCGAGTGCTCCGCCGACCACGTAGCTCGGCCCATCCTCATCTTAAAGGAAACCAGGAGATTACCGTGGGCCACCGGATACGCTGA GGTGATCAATGCTGGTAAGAGTGCCCTGAATGAGGACCAAGCCTGCTGTGAGGTGGTGGTGGCTCGAAGGAGACCAATGAGCTACTGCCCCCCCTCCACGCCCAGCAAGACCCCTACTGCCAAAAGACGCAACTCCCTACCGAATGGAGAAGGCCTAGGACTCCGGCTGGAGCACAACAGGACCTGCGAG GACAGCGAAGGGCTCGTTTTCCACTACTGGGCCTTGTTCGATGGTCACGCCGGTTCAGGTGCAGCAGTCGTTGCCTCCCGACTGCTCCAGCACCACATCGCCTTTCAGCTTCAGGTCGTCATCGAGATCATACGCAACCTCCATGCTCTCCCGCCTGCGGTGATGGGGGAGGAGCCTGATAATACCCCCTACCTACAAGGAAACACTCCAGGCCCTCACCGCGCCCTGACCCGGGCGGCTTCACTGCGCGGGGCCTCGGGTGCTCCGAGCTCCCCTAGCAACACCCCGCCCCCGCCGCGCTTCTACACGGAGAAGAAGATCCAGCATGAGAGCCTGGTGATCGGAGCAATAGAGAATGCCTTCAAAGAGATG GATGTCCAGATCGAGAGGGAGAAGCACGTTTACAACATCAGTGGAGGTTGTACGGCACTCACCGTGGTGTACCTGCTGGGGAAGCTCTATGTTGGGAATGCAGGTGACAGCAG AGCCATCATCATCAGAAACAATGACATCATACCCATGTCTGCAGAGTTCACACCTGAGTCTGAACGACAACGACTCCAGTTTCTG GGTTACATGCAGCCTCACTTGTTAGGGAACGAGTTCACACACCTGGAATTCCCCCGCAGAATTCAGAGGAAGGAAGTGGGCAAGAGGATGCTGTACAGAGACTTCACCATGAGTGGATG GGCATACAAGACTATTGAAGACGAAGATCTCAAGTTCCCTCTGATATACGGGGAAGGAAAAAAG GCACGGGTTCTGGCTACCATCGGTGTGACCCGTGGGCTAGGGGACCATGACCTCAAAGTTCACGACTCCAACATTTACATCAAGCCGTTCCTTTCCTGTTGCCCCGAG GTGAAGGTGTATAATCTGATGCAGCACGAGCACGGGGCTGATGATGTTCTGGTGATGGGAACCGACGGCCTCTGGGACGTCCTGTCCAACGAGGAAGTTGCAGAATCAATAACAACCTTCCTGTCCAACTGTGACCCTGATGATTTACACAG GTATACGATGGCAGCGCAGGACCTGGTGATGCGAGCGCGTGGCGTGTTGAGAGACCGAGGATGGAGGATCACCAACGAGCGTCTGGGCTCCGGAGATGACATCTCAGTCTTCATCATACCTCTGATGTACGGTAACCGCGTGCCCTGTGAGCCTGGCTTCAAAGAACTGAAGGGCCTCCTGGACTCAAAGAcccaatga